From the genome of Symphalangus syndactylus isolate Jambi chromosome 5, NHGRI_mSymSyn1-v2.1_pri, whole genome shotgun sequence, one region includes:
- the RERGL gene encoding ras-related and estrogen-regulated growth inhibitor-like protein isoform X1, translated as MSNFLHLRYNEKSVSVTKALTVRFLTKRFIGEYASNFESIYKKHLCLERKQLNLEIYDPCSQTQKSKFSLTSELHWADGFVIVYDISDRSSFAFAKALIYTIREPQTSHCKRAVESAVFLVGNKRDLCHVREVGWEEGQKLALDNRCQFCELSAAEQSLEVEIMFIRIIKDILINFKLKEKRRPSGSKSMAKLINNVFGKRRKSV; from the exons ATGTCAAACTTCTTGCATCTCAGATATAATGAGAAATCTGTTTCTGTTACAAAAG CCCTTACAGTGAGGTTTCTTACTAAGCGATTCATTGGAGAATATGCTTCTAATTTTG AATCTATCTATAAGAAGCACTTGTGTTTGGAAAGGAAACAACTAAATCTAGAAATATATGACCCTTGTTCTCAa ACACAGAAATCAAAATTCTCCCTCACAAGTGAGCTTCACTGGGCAGATGGGTTTGTTATTGTGTATGACATCAGTGATAGGTCTTCATTTGCTTTTGCAAAAGCACTGATCTACACAATCCGGGAGCCACAAACTAGTCATTGTAAAAG AGCTGTGGAATCAGCAGTGTTTTTGGTTGGCAACAAACGAGATCTTTGTCATGTGCGAGAGGTTGGCTGGGAAGAAGGGCAAAAGCTGGCACTGGATAACCGATGCCAATTCTGTGAACTGTCTGCAGCAGAGCAGTCTCTGGAGGTGGAAATTATGTTTATCAGAATTATCAAGGACATCCTGATAAACTTCAAACTCAAAGAAAAGAGACGTCCCAGTGGATCTAAATCAATGGCCAAATTGATCAATAATGTAtttggaaagagaaggaagtCTGTTTAG
- the RERGL gene encoding ras-related and estrogen-regulated growth inhibitor-like protein isoform X2, translating to MNDVKLAVLGGEGTGKSALTVRFLTKRFIGEYASNFESIYKKHLCLERKQLNLEIYDPCSQTQKSKFSLTSELHWADGFVIVYDISDRSSFAFAKALIYTIREPQTSHCKRAVESAVFLVGNKRDLCHVREVGWEEGQKLALDNRCQFCELSAAEQSLEVEIMFIRIIKDILINFKLKEKRRPSGSKSMAKLINNVFGKRRKSV from the exons ATGAATGATGTGAAGCTTGCTGTCTTGGGTGGTGAAGGAACAGGCAAATCTG CCCTTACAGTGAGGTTTCTTACTAAGCGATTCATTGGAGAATATGCTTCTAATTTTG AATCTATCTATAAGAAGCACTTGTGTTTGGAAAGGAAACAACTAAATCTAGAAATATATGACCCTTGTTCTCAa ACACAGAAATCAAAATTCTCCCTCACAAGTGAGCTTCACTGGGCAGATGGGTTTGTTATTGTGTATGACATCAGTGATAGGTCTTCATTTGCTTTTGCAAAAGCACTGATCTACACAATCCGGGAGCCACAAACTAGTCATTGTAAAAG AGCTGTGGAATCAGCAGTGTTTTTGGTTGGCAACAAACGAGATCTTTGTCATGTGCGAGAGGTTGGCTGGGAAGAAGGGCAAAAGCTGGCACTGGATAACCGATGCCAATTCTGTGAACTGTCTGCAGCAGAGCAGTCTCTGGAGGTGGAAATTATGTTTATCAGAATTATCAAGGACATCCTGATAAACTTCAAACTCAAAGAAAAGAGACGTCCCAGTGGATCTAAATCAATGGCCAAATTGATCAATAATGTAtttggaaagagaaggaagtCTGTTTAG